The stretch of DNA CAATGGCCCTAAAATGAAATAAGAGCGCTTATCCTTGTTTTTCCAAGATAGCGCCAGTTTGTTGAAGATCAATCGAATTAATTCAATTTTATAAAACTTCCCTGCTATTAAATTTCAATAAGTATAGGAACGATCATTGGATTTTTCTTAGTATGTGTATATACGTATTCTCGTATTGATTTTTTTATTTGTTTTTTCATTACATTCCTTGAGTTTCTATTTTCTTCTTGTAGCTCATTTACTGTGTTTACCGTGAGTTCATTGATGTTTTTGCGTAGCTCCGAAAAATCTTGATCTGTAAATCCACGAGAAATCGTTTCGGGTTCAGCCATCAACTTTCTTTCCGCCTTGCTTATCGTTAAAATAATCATGATCATTCCGTCCTCAGAAAGCTGTTTTCTGTCCCGTAATACATATTCACCAATATTCCCGACATCCCCGCCGTCCACGTATGTATTTCCAACTGGTACGGTCCGGGTTTGGCGGGCGATGCCATCTTCAATCTCGACCACATCGCCATTATTGATGATAAACGTGTTTCCTTTCTCTACTCCAACGGACTCAGCTAACAAACGGTGATGGTGTAGCATTCTAAATTCACCGTGAATGGGAATAAAATATTTTGGTTTCATTAATGTAAGCATTAGTTTTAAATCTTCTTGATAACCATGGCCGGAAACATGCATGCCGGATGTACTTCCTGATCCATAAATCACTTTGGCTCCAAGTGCAAATAAGTTGTCTACGATACTCGTGACATTACGTTCGTTCCCAGGTATTGGACCTGCCGCAATGATAACCGTATCTTCAGGCAAAATGTCGACACCGCGAAAGTTTCCTGTGGACAGGCGGGCAAGAGCAGCCAATGGTTCTCCTTGACTCCCCGTGCATAAAATAGCCACCTTTTCAGGAGCCATTTCATTGATCTCATGTGGGGCAATTAACATTCCATCAGGAACTGTTAAATAACCACGTTCTATAGCAACCGCTACAACATTAACCATACTTCGCCCAAGTAATGCAAGTTTTCGATTTGTTTTATGTGCTGCATTTACGACTTGCTGTACACGACTAATATTTGAAGCAAAGGTAGAAACAATAACTTTGCGGTCGGCTTTCATGAAAGTTGCCTCCACATGTTCACCTACCATTTGTTCCGATGGGGTCAAACCAGGACGTTCTGCATTGGTACTCTCAGACAATAGAAGCAAGACCCCCTCTTTGCCAATTTCAGCCATTTTATGAATATCCGCATGCTCATTATTCGCAGGGGTTAAATCGAACTTGAAGTCCCCCGTATGTACAATATTCCCTTCTGGTGTGTGAAAGATCACTCCCAAGCAATCAGGAATACTATGGGTTACTTTGAAAAAGCTTACATTCATTTCTCCGATTTTCAATTTTGAGTTTGAGTTGATTTCAACAAGTTCGCTTTCTCTGAGAAGTTTATGTTCTTTTAATTTGATTTCAATTAATCCTAGTGTAAAGCGTGTAGCATAAACGGGTACATTCAATTTTTTTAAAAAGAACGGGATCCCTCCGATATGATCTTCATGTCCATGTGTAACAATTAAAGCACTGACTTTATCTTTATTTTCTACTAAATAAGCCATATCAGGGATAATCAAATCAATTCCTAATAAACTTGCATCTGGAAACTTATTTCCACAGTCGATAATCACGATATCGTTTGAATATTCGATTGCATACATATTTTTCCCGATTTCATTCAAGCCGCCTAAAGCGAAGATAGATAACGCATTCTCTTTTGTACTCAAATTTAATCCCCCCACTTTATATATAATCTTAATATGCCCTTTGGGTTTCCCTTTATCAGCGGGGTGAATGCTCGAGTTTCCTATAAATACATTAAGTACATTCCTTGAAATCTCTATGAATAAAAATTAATATCTGCCGAGTGTTATACAACTGTATGAAGTCTAAACATTTTTTCACCTCATTTTAGTGTTCCCTTAACAACTGTCTTATTCGACTATACTGCCCTTAACATAAAGAAAGAGCACAATTCTTGCTACAGAATTGTGCCCTTTAATTGAATAACTAAAACATGATCTCGGTATGAAAATCATCTTAAAATCAATTAATTTATCTTCGGCTTAGCACCTATTCGTATTATAGGGGTTAGCCAGATTGGGTAATTTTAAATATTTTTTTGTGTTATAATAAAATAAATATTATTATGAATATTCAAATATATTTTACGTTACGAATAATAAATTATAAAGGAGTGCTTTTTTGTGAAAAAATTGATATTTATTTCAGTTCTCCTTTTATTAATTCTCTATGGTTTCAAAGGCTATAAAGAAAAAACTTTTGACCCATCTAAATTAAAAATTATAAATACTGCTTGGGATGAACAGGGGGATGAAACATACATCAAATATGAAGCATCATCTGTAAAAGATGGCATAGCAGCGTTGCCATTTAAAATAAAATTACCCAAGACGATACCTTTTAAAACCGATGGTTATAAACCAACTATTATAGAAGATTTAGAAAATGACGGAAAAAAGTTAATGGTCACTTTTAGTGCTAATTCGAAAGAAGCGATTCAGGATCATCCGATAATTTTGAAAATTAGAGCATACAATTTCAATATATACCCAACCCAAATATTATGATGAAGTGAAATTAAAAAATGGTATTATTGGTAAATACTCGTCATCAAATCTTTATTTTAAAATAGATGATATAGAATATCATATTCATATTTTTGGTTTACCTAATGATGAGAATTCTCGAAAGGAGTTAATCAATGTCGCCAATCAAATGATTTAAATTATGCAATTTAAGAACCTAATAATTGTAATGGAATAATGTCCGTGAGACTTGTCTCCATCCTTTTTTCGCACAACAAAGTTTAATAAGTGTTACTCCACAATCTGGCCCTATTATTGAAAAAGGCACAATCCCTATTCAAGAATTGTGCTTGATAATAGAATAATCAAATATGATTTCCATCATAAAATCAGTTATTATTTCTTCCACTAAAGATCCGCTAGGTGAAATATTGTATTCTCATAAAGCCTGCTGGCTTAAAAAGAATGCCATTTAAGGAAAAAAATCTGATAATTTATTTACATCTTCTCATTTTGACTTTATTTGATATTTAATTTAGTTTCTAAGTAAAATACCCACTATAGGTGGAAAAATTAAGGTAACTACTACACTTTGGATAAATGTTAAGATGATGTCCTTTTTCCAAGTGTTACCTTTTGGGTAGCGATTATTTATTCTTTGAAAAAAGAGAAACACTCCCCACCAAATTAATAAAGCATAAATAACAGAGCCAATACTATCATAAAACAAGTTGCCTCACTCCCACCCCTTATCAGCTATTATAATTACTTCGATGTCCTTCCGAAAATACCTGCCTGTTCAACTATCCAGTTAGTGAAAAACAAGAGAAAGGAGCCGCAAATACAGCTCCTTGTTTTGCTCAAGCACCTTATAATGGAACAACTGATGTGCTTCTATTAGATGGGTTAGTAAAAAAGCTTCTCCACTTATTGTAGAAACGCAAGCTATAGTTTAAGAAATCATTATATTCTTTTTTTTACAAAATAACCTATAATTAACCCAGCAATGCTTAATACACAGTAAATTACCATGCTCTCTATCCACAAATAAGAAAGTGGATGTCCATAAATTTCTGTATTTCCTTCCCTTCTAATTATCACATCACTCGCAAAAAAATAATCCAAGATAGAAAATGAATCTCGGAAATAAATTCCACGATAAAGAAAAAATAAACCGATAATAAAAAACAAGGTTGCTATCCAAAATGCTTTAAAATTATTGGCAACAAGAAATGAAGATATAGCTAATGGAAAAAATATAATTAAAGAAATCATCATTAAATGCTGAGCAAATTCAGTATATTCCCCAGGATTAAACGATAGGTAAATTAAAAAGCTACAAAGAATTGAAAAACCTAATACAATTGTTTTCTTTGTTACTCTTTTCAATTTTGACGCTCCTTTTTGTAAAATTTATTGAACTATAATGCACCGATCGTTTAAGTACAATCTTTCACAAAAATCTTACTACCAGTACCATAAGGATTCTATTTTTCTTAATATTCTACCTCCATTAAATGGCCCTTAAATAAAAAATAAGCGATTATCCTTGTGTTCCAGGATAGCGCCCGATTGTTGAAGATCATTATTGAATTAAAGCCCCTGTTAGTTGAAGTACATTTCTTCACAAACTAAAAAAATAGAAAGTAACAAAGAGTCGTACTTTCATATTAATTAACATTACTTATTTGATTTCCTCAGCCAACTCCAAAATAATTCCCTCTGGACCACGAACGTAGCATAATTTATAACTCTCTTCATATTGCTGTATCTCACTAAAAATTTCCGTACCCTTCTTTTTCAACTTGGCAACAACAGCTTCAATATCTTCAACAGTAAATGCAATATGTCGGATACCCAGTGTATTTGCTAAAGGTTGCTGAATATCTTTTTCATCTGACGGCGAATAAAATTTAATTAGCTCTATCCAAGTCTGACCGTCTGGCGTTCCCAATCCTATACACGCTACTTTAACGTTATTAAGCCCAACTGCATATCCCATCAACTCTCCTTCCATTTCCCATTCCCCTTTCACCTCAAGTCCAAAATCGAGAAAAAACTCTTTAGCGGCAGAGAGATCATTTACGATTACACCCACATGATCTATTCTTTGGATCTTCAAACTTCATACCTCCTATGTTCCGTTATTTTGCAATATCCTGTATTCAAATTCTAGTATTAACAAAGGGACGATTAAAATAATAATAAGATACCAGCATTGCCAGTGAAGAAAAGAATCATTTCACTAATTTTGCATTAAATTATTTTTAAATTCCTTCCTCATTTCCCTAACGGTGTCAATTGGGGATAATTATTCATGTACTTTCCACCTATTTTTTCTCAATGTTTCCCTTTGATTATTGAACAATACGGCCCCGTTAACACAATAAACAACTTGCAAAATGACTGCTCCGATATACAAGAAAAGCACCCGTTAGTTTAATTACAACCCTTCACAATCTGTTGATAGTTAAACACAATTAAGCATCTTCCCAATAGAATTATTTAATAAAGAAGAGGTAAGACAATCAGTATTTTTTCTCTAATAAATATATCAATCTTTCTTTTACTGACTCCCATTCACTATCGATAATACTGTAAAATATATTGTCGTGAATGGTACCGTCTGCCTTTACCCTATGTTTACGAAAAGTTCCCTCTTTTGTTGCCCCTATTCGTTCAACTGCTTTTTGAGAACGTAAGTTTTGTCCACTAACTGAAAATTGAACGCGAATTACTTTTAATTCTTCAAAACAATACTTAAGTAATAAAGATTTACATTCTGTGTTTACCTTTGTTTTCCAAACTTCTGGAGAAAGCCAAGTCCAACCTATTTCCACATTACGATTTACTTTATCAATATCGCCAATACGAGTTGTACCTATTACTTGCCCTGTCAGTTTATCCTTAACAATAAAAGGTATTTGTTTACCGTCCTTTTTATTGTTAACAGCTATCATTATTATTTGTTCTAAATCCTCCACTGTGTTAACTTCTCGCCAGGTATATTTCCATACGTCAGGACTTTTTAAAGCTTCAAATAATAGTTCCTTATACTTCATCTCGAGAGGAATAAGAGAAATTGAATTTCCTTCTAGAGATATATCTGTTTCAATTATCATAGAAATAATGTCTCCCTTTTTAAGTAAATAGTAAAATAGCTTTTTACCTATTAATTCCATACGAAAAAGGATTACTCCTCCTTGAAAGTTCTAATTCTTCTTAAACTATACTGCCAGTTAGCTCAACAAGAAAAGATCCACATGGCTTACAAATGGATCTTCAACTCTTGCACTTGTTAGCCATCCATGCAGCACAAAGTCAGCGCAGTACCACAGAGAATGAAAATGGGTAGGAAGTGTCAATACTGATACTGACCTTAATCCAGTCAACCCTATTCCATAGACTTATTAATTAACGCTCTCCTCTTTTTTTTAAACGATTGAGCAGGGTCTTCTTAAGTATTGTCATTTTTCTATTCTTGAAGAAACTTATTTTCATGGTAGTTAAACAACAGAAGGTTTCTTAGTCAAGAACCGCTCCAATCGTATTACGGTATTAAATTACCTATCATAAGATTCGAGCTTCAAATTAAATTCTTCAACATCCTTGCCTCTTGCGTTGGAAAACCCTTATCTTCAGAGATGATTTTAAACCCGCATTTTTCCAATACCCTAATGGAGGCGAGGTTATCTTTAGCGGCACGAGCATAGAGCGGGCGTACCTTAATATACTCCAGAAACTCTGACAACGCTTTAGTTGCAATACCATGACCCCAATATTCCTTCCCAATCCAGTAGCTTACTTCAAGTTCGCCGAACTGTTCAAAGTTCGAGACGTGTCCAGTGACAATGCCATTGAATAATATAGTCTTAATTGTGATAGTCTCGTCAGCGACAATTTTTGTCCAATGGTCAAAAAATGCGTCCTTATCAGTGGGGTCTTTAGCTGTAAAGGCAGCCATATAGTTCGCCGTTGAATCTAGTTGTTGTTCGAAAAAGATAGGAAGATCTTCCTCTGTGATATCTCGTAGCTTCACTTCGCCTTTGCTAATGGATTCCTTATAATTCACAAGCTCCTTAACATATTTTTGAATTTAAATTCTTCCAAGTTTAGAGAAATTCCTTCTTCAACTAACCTGCCCTGTAGTTGAACAAAGAGTAATCACCTGATTAAGTCATTGATCTCGTTGTATTTTTAAAAATTAATTATTCACTAAAATTTATGTTATTGTCTAGACACCATTCAATCGCAATTTGTTTAAATCGTTCATCACGATAAGAATACCATTTGTCCTCAATTTCAAAATCAATGATTTTGTCCTTAAACCTCC from Cytobacillus dafuensis encodes:
- a CDS encoding ribonuclease J, whose amino-acid sequence is MSTKENALSIFALGGLNEIGKNMYAIEYSNDIVIIDCGNKFPDASLLGIDLIIPDMAYLVENKDKVSALIVTHGHEDHIGGIPFFLKKLNVPVYATRFTLGLIEIKLKEHKLLRESELVEINSNSKLKIGEMNVSFFKVTHSIPDCLGVIFHTPEGNIVHTGDFKFDLTPANNEHADIHKMAEIGKEGVLLLLSESTNAERPGLTPSEQMVGEHVEATFMKADRKVIVSTFASNISRVQQVVNAAHKTNRKLALLGRSMVNVVAVAIERGYLTVPDGMLIAPHEINEMAPEKVAILCTGSQGEPLAALARLSTGNFRGVDILPEDTVIIAAGPIPGNERNVTSIVDNLFALGAKVIYGSGSTSGMHVSGHGYQEDLKLMLTLMKPKYFIPIHGEFRMLHHHRLLAESVGVEKGNTFIINNGDVVEIEDGIARQTRTVPVGNTYVDGGDVGNIGEYVLRDRKQLSEDGMIMIILTISKAERKLMAEPETISRGFTDQDFSELRKNINELTVNTVNELQEENRNSRNVMKKQIKKSIREYVYTHTKKNPMIVPILIEI
- a CDS encoding VOC family protein, encoding MKIQRIDHVGVIVNDLSAAKEFFLDFGLEVKGEWEMEGELMGYAVGLNNVKVACIGLGTPDGQTWIELIKFYSPSDEKDIQQPLANTLGIRHIAFTVEDIEAVVAKLKKKGTEIFSEIQQYEESYKLCYVRGPEGIILELAEEIK
- a CDS encoding GNAT family N-acetyltransferase, yielding MELIGKKLFYYLLKKGDIISMIIETDISLEGNSISLIPLEMKYKELLFEALKSPDVWKYTWREVNTVEDLEQIIMIAVNNKKDGKQIPFIVKDKLTGQVIGTTRIGDIDKVNRNVEIGWTWLSPEVWKTKVNTECKSLLLKYCFEELKVIRVQFSVSGQNLRSQKAVERIGATKEGTFRKHRVKADGTIHDNIFYSIIDSEWESVKERLIYLLEKKY